The following proteins are co-located in the Theropithecus gelada isolate Dixy chromosome 19, Tgel_1.0, whole genome shotgun sequence genome:
- the WDR18 gene encoding WD repeat-containing protein 18 codes for MMTHVRGGGEGKMAAPMEVAVCTDSAAPMWSCIVWELHSGANLLTYRGGQAGPHGLALLNGEYLLAAQLGKNYISAWELQRKDQLQQKIMCPGPVTCLTASPNGLYVLAGVAESIHLWEVSTGNLLVILSRHYQDVSCLQFTGDSSHFISGGKDCLVLAWSLCSVLQADPSRIPAPRHVWSHHTLPITDLHCGFGGPLARVATSSLDQTVKLWEVSSGELLLSVLFDVSIMAVTMDLAEHHMFCGGSEGSIFQVDLFTWPGQRERNFQPEQDAGKVFKGHRNQVTCLSVSTDGSVLLSGSHDETVRLWDVQSKQCIRTLALKGPVTNATILLAPVSMLSSDFRPSLPLPHFNKHLLGAEHGDEPRHGGLTLRLGLHQQGSEPSYLDRTEQLQAVLCSTMEKSVLGGQDQLRVRVTELEDEVRNLRKINRDLFDFSTRFITRPAK; via the exons ATGATGACGCACGTCCGGGGCGGTGGGGAAGGCAAGATGGCGGCGCCCATGGAGGTGGCCGTGTGTACGGATTCGGCAGCCCCGATGTGGAGCTGCATCGTGTGGGAACTGCACTCGGGCGCCAACCTGCTCACCTACCGCGGCGGCCAGGCGGGACCCCACGGCCTGGCGCTGCTCAATGGCGAGTATCTGCTGGCGGCGCAGCTGGGCAAGAACTACATCAGCGCCTGGGAGCTGCAGCGGAAG GACCAGCTCCAGCAGAAGATCATGTGCCCTGGGCCTGTCACCTGTCTGACCGCGTCACCCAACGGTCTCTACGTCCTGGCAGGAGTTGCAGAAAGCATCCATCTGTGGGAG GTCTCCACCGGGAACCTTCTGGTCATCCTGAGTCGACATTACCAGGACGTCTCCTGCCTGCAGTTCACAGGGGACAGCAGCCACTTCATCTCAGGGGGCAAGGACTGCCTGGTACTGGCTTGGAGCCTCTGCAG CGTGCTGCAGGCCGACCCCTCCAGGATCCCGGCGCCCCGGCACGTCTGGTCTCACCACACGCTCCCCATCACGGACCTGCACTGCGGCTTTGGGGGCCCCCTGGCCCGGGTGGCCACCTCCTCACTGGACCAGACGGTGAAG CTGTGGGAGGTCTCCTCGGGGGAGCTGCTCCTCTCCGTCCTCTTTGATGTGTCCATCATGGCGGTGACCATGGACCTGGCTGAGCATCACATGTTCTGCGGCGGCAGCGAGGGCTCCATCTTCCAGGTCGATCTCTTCACCTGG CCCGGACAGAGGGAGAGGAACTTCCAGCCAGAGCAGGACGCCGGGAAGGTCTTCAAAGGGCACAG GAACCAGGTGACCTGCCTGTCGGTGTCTACTGACGGCAGTGTGCTGCTCTCGGGCTCCCACGACGAGACCGTGCGCCTCTGGGATGTGCAGAGCAAGCAGTGCATCCGGACGTTGGCCCTCAAAG GCCCAGTCACCAACGCCACCATCCTACTGGCGCCCGTCAGCATGCTGAGCTCAGACTTCAGGCCCAGCCTGCCGCTGCCCCACTTCAACAAGCACCTGCTGGGCGCCGAGCACGGGGACGAGCCGCGCCACGGGGGCCTCACCCTGCGCCTGGGCCTCCACCAGCAG GGTTCTGAGCCCAGCTACCTGGACCGCACGGAGCAGCTGCAGGCCGTCCTGTGCAGCACCATGGAGAAG AGCGTGCTTGGTGGCCAGGACCAGCTGCGGGTCCGTGTCACGGAGCTGGAGGACGAAGTGCGCAACCTGCGCAAGATCAACCGGGACCTGTTCGACTTCTCCACGCGCTTCATCACGCGGCCGGCCAAGTGA